One Nicotiana sylvestris chromosome 12, ASM39365v2, whole genome shotgun sequence genomic window carries:
- the LOC138882990 gene encoding uncharacterized protein → MGQTQAVMPDQVQEQGVQNAPPPVPTVVPIVALPADTVARLLNVLEALVPIQGGSSSPQATLQTQAPTQTQPFGNKEVSLYEFLELKSPKFTGSDNSADPQSFLDGTLKALHALGCSNSLMQQYARDFERLVQTQDMDVSTYNTKFLASQMKTLSYSDVVDLARKIENKGREERATNDLRKKAKTGGAFSGGFSENRRAGNQGQQQQQGSQTRTHMSSQSTYIPHYRQGNRGPSSSRHRNFGQIYATTPVCQTCGRSHLGQCRVLIGECFRCGQLGHHLRDFPQPPRNFNQASSQSTAPTQTTRNTSGATGTRNRGQSVGDRATVNQGQGNAGRGQIRVEGRDTLADLIVLDMIDFDMLMGIDWLSSCYAIVDCHADIVKFEIPNEPNFILRGSQVSETCKIVSFMKAQRLLKKGCLGLLAIVNDTRKETVSIKNVPVVREFSDVFPEDLPGLPPIREIDFSIDLLPDTHPILIPPYRMTPVELRELNQQLQDLLDKGFIRPSISLWGAPVLFVKKKDGSLRMCIDYMKLNKITIRNKYPFPRIDDMFDQLQGAAHFSKIDIRSGYYQLRIKDEDISKTAFRTRYGHYEFLVMPFGLTNAPATFMDLMNRVFKPFLDRFVIIFIHDILIYSRSQGEHENHLRTILQTLREHRLYAKFSKCEFWLDSVAFLWHVVSKDGIMVDPKKTEVVQKWPRHTSPTKIRSFLGLAGYYRRFVQDFSRIAVPLTKLT, encoded by the exons ATGGGTCAAACCCAAGCTGTTATGCCAGATCAAGTGCAAGAGCAGGGAGTTCAGAACGCTCCACCACCAGTGCCAACTGTTGTACCTATTGTTGCCTTACCTGCAGATACAGTGGCAAGGTTATTGAATGTGTTAGAGGCATTGGTGCCTATTCAGGGCGGAAGTTCATCTCCTCAGGCTACTTTACAGACACAAGCACCTACACAGACTCAGCCATTTGGGAATAAGGAAGTGTCCCTATACGAGTTCCTGGAattgaaatcaccaaaattcaCAGGTTCCGATAATTCAGCAGATCCTCAAAGTTTCTTGGATGGGACACTTAAGGCATTACATGCTCTTGGATGTTCTA ACAGTCTGATGCAACAATATGCTAGAGACTTTGAGAGATTGGTTCAGACTCAAGATATGGATGTATCAACATATAACACTAAGTTCT TAGCCTCACAGATGAAGACTTTATCCTACTCTGATGTAGTCGATCTTGCTAGAAAGATTGAAAACAAGGGACGTGAGGAGCGTGCAACTAATGATTTACGTAAGAAGGCCAAGACAGGAGGGGCTTTCAGTGGTGGTTTTAGTGAAAATAGAAGAGCAGGAAATcagggacaacaacaacaacagggtTCTCAGACAAGGACACACATGTCTTCACAGTCCACATACATACCACATTACAGACAAGGTAATAGGGGACCATCATCTTCTAGACATCGTAATTTTGGGCAGATATATGCCACTACTCCAGTCTGCCAGACTTGTGGTAGATCACATTTGGGACAATGTCGTGTTCTAATTGGAGAGTGCTTTCGGTGTGGCCAGTTGGGACATCACTTGAGGGATTTCCCTCAGCCTCCGAGAAATTTCAACCAAGCTTCTAGTCAGTCAACTGCACCGACTCAGACTACTCGTAATACTTCAGGTGCTACAGGTACAAGAAATAGAGGTCAAAGTGTTGGAGACCGTGCTACTGTGAATCAAGGACAAGGCAAtgctggtagaggtcag ATTCGAGTTGAGGGTAGAGATACTCTAGCTGACCTTATTgtacttgatatgattgactttgacATGCTAATGGGAATAGATTGGTTATCTTCTTGCTATGCTATAGTCGATTGTCATGCAGATATAGTTAAGTTTGAGATACCAAATGAACCCAATTTTATTCTAAGAGGGAGTCAGGTTTCAGAGACTTGCAAAATTGTATCTTTTATGAAGGCTCAACGACTTCTGAAGAAAGGTTGCTTGGGTCTCTTAGCTATTGTAAATGATACAAGAAAGGAAACAGTTAGTATAAAAAATGTACCAGTAGTGAGagaattttctgatgtatttcctgaggaTTTACCAGGATTGCCTCCAATACGAGAAATAGACTTTAGTATTGATTTGCTACCTGACACACATCCCATATTGATACCCCCATATCGAATGACACCAGTAGAGTTGAGGGAGCTAAATCAACAGTTACAAGATTTgttagataagggttttattagacctagtataTCACTATGGGGTGCACCAGTATTATTCGTAAAGAAGAAAGACGGATccctgagaatgtgcattgactacatgAAGTTGAACAAGATAACAATACGTAATAAATATCCTTTTCCTCGTATAGATGAcatgtttgatcagttacaaggagctgcccacttttcaaagattgacATACGTTCTGGTTATTATCAACTTAGAATAAAAGATGAAGATATttctaagactgctttcaggactcgatacgggcactatgagtttcttgtgatgcCTTTCGGACTGACTAATGCTCCAGCGacattcatggatttaatgaataggGTGTTCAAGCCATTTCTGGATAGATTTGTAATAATATTTATTCatgatatcctgatatattctCGTAGCCAAGGAGAACACGAGAATCATCTCAGGACTATATTGCAGACATTGCGAGAACATcggctttatgctaagttctcgaagtgtgaattctggctagACTCGGTAGCATTTTTGTGGCATGTTGTATCCAAAGATGGAATTatggtagatcctaagaagactGAAGTTGTGCAGAAATGGCCCAGACATACTTCTCCTACAAAGATTCGCAGCTTTTTAGGCTTAGCAGGCTATTACAGGCGTTTTGTGCAGGATTTCTCTAGAATAGCAGTGCCGCTGACCAAGCTAACGTAG